In Amaranthus tricolor cultivar Red isolate AtriRed21 chromosome 5, ASM2621246v1, whole genome shotgun sequence, a genomic segment contains:
- the LOC130813442 gene encoding uncharacterized protein LOC130813442 has product MHIALDSRGRLKHIIAAPPAPADPNYKQWRQRDPIVLSWIITNIDSDLVNQFLDYNTAWDLWKGIETLLGSGRDELQIFDLSTRASAIKHNNDTIEVYFSKLNTIWKEIDRRQPNPMKSDEDITIFNKFIQTQRLYQFLAGLDESLDKERRDLINQVPLPTLDMAYAAVRREISRCGIMVHTSSLGHNPSEIGCGLIAHHRSEKPSLRREDRKNLKCTYCGGSRHTKDTCFNLVDYPDWWEDLQKKKAATKAPVHRAGGKALLSTAEFTGKEDHNHGGLYREEIMEDAHEKGTRNEEEEKDPQFRERKEKPAISEGGSENFPYLAFYSDTNTNPNPTFSNPRPIY; this is encoded by the coding sequence ATGCACATAGCCTTAGACAGCAGAGGACGGCTCAAACACATCATTGCCGCCCCTCCTGCACCTGCAGATCCAAATTACAAACAATGGAGACAAAGAGATCCGATAGTTCTTTCATGGATTATCACAAATATTGATTCTGATCTAGTTAATCAATTTTTAGATTACAATACAGCATGGGATTTATGGAAGGGTATTGAAACGCTTCTTGGTAGTGGAAGAGACGAGCTCCAAATTTTTGATCTCAGTACAAGGGCAAGTGCAATAAAACACAATAATGATACTATTGAGGTTTACTTTAGTAAACTAAATACCATTTGGAAAGAAATAGATCGGAGGCAGCCGAATCCTATGAAAAGTGATGAGGACATTACCATTTTCAACAAATTCATTCAAACTCAGAGACTGTACCAGTTTTTGGCCGGTCTAGATGAATCTCTTGATAAGGAGAGACGAGATTTGATAAATCAAGTGCCTCTTCCAACTTTAGACATGGCTTATGCGGCGGTTCGAAGGGAGATTTCAAGGTGTGGGATCATGGTCCACACATCATCATTGGGGCATAACCCCTCAGAAATAGGTTGTGGCCTCATCGCACATCACCGGTCGGAAAAACCGTCACTCCGGCGAGAGGatagaaaaaacttaaaatgtacTTACTGTGGAGGTTCGAGACACACCAAGGACACTTGTTTCAATCTTGTAGACTATCCGGATTGGTGGGAAGatctacaaaagaaaaaggctGCCACCAAGGCACCGGTACACCGGGCCGGCGGCAAAGCCCTTCTCAGTACAGCAGAGTTCACCGGCAAAGAGGATCACAACCATGGAGGTTTGTATAGGGAGGAAATAATGGAGGATGCTCATGAAAAAGGAACcagaaatgaggaagaagagaaagacccacaatttagagagagaaaggaaaAACCGGCCATAAGTGAGGGAGGGAGTGAAAACTTTCCTTACTTGGCTTTTTATAGTGacacaaacacaaaccctaACCCTACCTTCTCAAACCCACGacccatttattaa